In a genomic window of Deltaproteobacteria bacterium:
- a CDS encoding SAM-dependent chlorinase/fluorinase: MVTLLTDFGTGGVFAGIMKGVLLRVNPLARLVDLTHEIPPHDVLAGALLLRSAVRYFPAGTVHLAVVDPGVGGTRRALALAAGDALLVGPDNGLLSLAANALGISRAHAIDIAKLAARKFSGGPISQTFHGRDVFAPVAAQLSMGVPLASVGPAVENLEELRLPVCRAGARAITGQVIHVDRFGNLITNVALSDLRQLGGFSEDSVYVSIHGERIDGIVPAYATVPEGALLAIIGSWELLEIAVRNGNAAHRFGVTRGARVRIGAIRAAGRRAGRRD; this comes from the coding sequence ATCGTGACGTTGCTGACCGATTTCGGCACCGGCGGCGTCTTTGCCGGTATCATGAAGGGCGTGCTGCTTAGGGTGAATCCGCTCGCGCGCCTGGTCGATCTGACCCACGAGATTCCACCCCATGACGTGCTGGCGGGGGCGCTGCTGCTGCGCAGTGCCGTGCGCTATTTCCCGGCCGGGACGGTGCACTTGGCGGTGGTGGATCCTGGCGTCGGCGGCACGCGGCGGGCTCTGGCGCTGGCGGCGGGGGACGCGCTACTGGTCGGACCGGACAACGGATTGCTGTCGCTGGCCGCGAACGCCTTGGGCATCAGCCGGGCGCACGCGATCGATATCGCGAAGCTGGCGGCCCGCAAGTTCAGCGGCGGCCCAATCAGCCAGACGTTTCACGGCCGCGACGTGTTCGCACCGGTGGCGGCGCAGCTTTCCATGGGTGTGCCGCTAGCCTCGGTGGGGCCGGCGGTGGAGAACCTCGAGGAGCTGCGCCTACCGGTTTGCCGCGCCGGCGCGCGCGCGATTACCGGCCAGGTCATTCACGTCGATCGCTTCGGCAATCTGATCACCAACGTCGCGCTGAGTGATCTGCGGCAGCTAGGCGGCTTTTCTGAGGACTCTGTTTACGTTAGCATCCACGGCGAGCGCATTGATGGAATCGTGCCCGCCTACGCCACCGTCCCGGAAGGAGCCCTGCTGGCGATAATCGGGAGCTGGGAGCTGCTCGAAATCGCGGTGCGTAACGGCAACGCCGCACACCGCTTCGGGGTCACCCGAGGCGCGCGGGTGCGCATTGGCGCCATTCGCGCCGCGGGAAGACGAGCGGGAAGACGAGATTGA
- a CDS encoding sensor histidine kinase produces the protein MWAQLTQVALRPHIQHRRIRAAARLMLGIRLPEGAACWLILLFFYSPLTVAEWAVHLNFLVYALANLVLFSRQRRQVLTGAWVWFDIAANLLPMAMAAHWSGGVYSPLIPIFVIKIASYGLIYGVDVGFQSLAATLLIALGLVAVEQLELVAVVPVEAVPLLVRQRLTLVFEGLIFGVTIGGGFRFFRILQDREQRLAVAAEEKDSLYRQSLQQQEHLRRLSQSMMQVSERTLRRVARELHDDLGQALTAVKMELGLIERELTAESPARAHVRESREQIGGVLQNVRNLAQLLRPAVLDDLGLVPAIRSYITRFSERTQIAIALEAPPAETRLPRPIEVALYRVLQEALTNVARHAAARHVSVRLQVDSEAAALVVHDDGRGFDVSAILQNPPPDHGMGLLGMRERVAIYRGTFTIDSSDRSGTEVALTIPLTAPIAETEEEYGEDPDLVG, from the coding sequence ATGTGGGCGCAGCTAACACAGGTCGCTTTGCGGCCGCACATTCAGCATCGCCGCATTCGAGCGGCTGCGCGGCTGATGCTGGGCATCCGCTTGCCCGAGGGGGCGGCGTGCTGGCTGATCCTGCTCTTCTTCTATAGCCCGCTGACGGTGGCCGAGTGGGCGGTGCATCTGAACTTCTTGGTCTATGCCCTGGCCAATTTGGTGTTGTTCTCGCGCCAGCGGCGCCAGGTGCTGACGGGCGCTTGGGTCTGGTTCGACATCGCCGCCAACTTGCTGCCGATGGCGATGGCCGCGCACTGGTCCGGCGGGGTGTACAGCCCGCTGATCCCGATCTTCGTCATCAAGATCGCCAGCTATGGCCTCATCTACGGGGTCGACGTCGGCTTTCAAAGCTTGGCGGCGACGCTGCTGATAGCGCTGGGCCTGGTCGCGGTCGAGCAGCTGGAGCTGGTCGCGGTGGTGCCGGTGGAAGCGGTGCCGCTGCTGGTGCGGCAGCGGCTGACGCTGGTGTTCGAGGGCCTGATCTTCGGCGTCACCATCGGCGGCGGCTTCCGGTTCTTTCGCATCTTGCAGGATCGCGAACAGCGGCTGGCGGTGGCGGCGGAGGAAAAGGACTCGCTCTACCGGCAGTCATTGCAGCAGCAGGAGCACTTGCGCCGCCTATCGCAGAGCATGATGCAGGTGAGCGAGCGCACGCTGCGCCGGGTGGCGCGTGAACTCCACGATGATCTCGGGCAGGCGCTCACCGCGGTCAAGATGGAGCTCGGGTTGATCGAGCGGGAATTGACCGCTGAGAGCCCGGCGCGCGCTCACGTGCGGGAGAGCCGCGAGCAAATCGGCGGCGTGCTGCAAAACGTCCGCAACCTGGCGCAACTGCTGCGCCCGGCGGTGCTGGACGACTTGGGGCTGGTTCCAGCCATCCGTTCCTACATCACCCGCTTCAGCGAGCGCACGCAGATTGCGATCGCTTTGGAGGCACCGCCGGCGGAAACCCGCCTGCCGCGCCCGATCGAGGTGGCCCTCTATCGCGTGTTGCAGGAAGCATTGACCAACGTGGCACGTCACGCCGCCGCTCGCCACGTCAGCGTTCGCTTACAAGTGGACAGCGAGGCCGCGGCCTTGGTGGTGCACGACGACGGCCGTGGCTTCGACGTCAGCGCGATCTTGCAGAACCCGCCGCCAGATCACGGCATGGGCTTGCTCGGTATGCGCGAGCGGGTAGCCATCTATCGGGGTACTTTCACGATCGACTCGAGCGATCGGAGCGGGACGGAGGTGGCGTTGACTATTCCGCTGACCGCCCCGATCGCGGAAACCGAAGAGGAATATGGCGAAGATCCGGATCTTGTTGGCTGA
- a CDS encoding site-2 protease family protein: MRLFRRPAAIDDHYTVTTTWAEPAVRPRAQRLPLLHIVLFVATFVTTSMAGAYEAGVDPFADLGNLRAGFPFSVTLLSILLFHEMGHYIFSRVHGVRATLPYFIPGLPFMIGTFGAFIRMQSPPRTRRALFDVGAAGPWAGFLVAVPAIVIGLRLSQVLPNADYEGGMYLGESVIFSLLSRLTLGALPDDVMIRLHPIATAGWFGLFVTFLNLLPVGQLDGGHVSYSMFGPRHRWVSRAFLVAILFLGTQGWPGWFFWAVLVTVLGLDHPPTMDWWTPLDGRRRLAAWLTVALFALTFMPAPFFEGQPVPQRQFEGDKIPVSTRLAPRPQARRRLGIGGRRSPGNAPTARGILL, from the coding sequence ATGAGACTGTTCCGCCGACCGGCAGCGATTGACGACCATTATACGGTGACCACGACGTGGGCGGAGCCCGCTGTACGGCCGCGCGCCCAGCGGTTGCCGCTGCTCCATATCGTGCTGTTTGTCGCCACATTCGTCACCACCTCGATGGCGGGGGCGTACGAAGCCGGGGTGGATCCCTTCGCCGATCTCGGCAACCTGCGCGCCGGCTTTCCATTCTCTGTGACCCTGTTGTCGATCCTGCTGTTTCACGAGATGGGCCACTACATCTTCTCCCGCGTCCACGGCGTACGGGCGACCTTGCCCTATTTCATCCCGGGGCTGCCGTTCATGATCGGCACCTTCGGCGCCTTCATTCGCATGCAGTCGCCGCCACGGACCCGGCGCGCGCTCTTCGACGTCGGGGCGGCCGGGCCATGGGCTGGTTTCCTGGTGGCGGTGCCGGCGATCGTGATCGGACTGCGGTTGTCGCAGGTGTTGCCGAACGCCGATTACGAAGGGGGCATGTACCTGGGCGAGTCCGTGATCTTCTCGCTGCTGAGCCGACTGACGCTCGGGGCGCTGCCTGACGACGTCATGATCCGGTTGCATCCAATCGCCACCGCCGGCTGGTTCGGGCTCTTTGTCACGTTCCTCAACCTGCTGCCGGTGGGCCAGCTTGACGGCGGCCACGTGTCGTACTCGATGTTCGGCCCGCGACATCGCTGGGTGTCACGCGCGTTCCTGGTGGCGATCCTGTTTCTCGGTACGCAGGGTTGGCCGGGATGGTTTTTTTGGGCGGTGCTGGTCACGGTGTTGGGTCTGGATCACCCGCCGACGATGGATTGGTGGACACCGCTCGACGGCCGGCGGCGGCTGGCGGCCTGGCTGACGGTGGCCCTGTTTGCGCTCACCTTCATGCCCGCCCCATTCTTCGAGGGTCAACCGGTCCCGCAGCGCCAGTTCGAAGGCGACAAGATCCCGGTGTCGACGCGGCTTGCGCCACGCCCGCAAGCGCGCCGCCGTCTAGGAATCGGCGGCCGCCGCAGCCCGGGCAACGCCCCCACAGCCAGAGGAATCTTGCTATGA
- a CDS encoding AbrB/MazE/SpoVT family DNA-binding domain-containing protein: MKTRLVRMGNSRGVRLPKPLIEQAGLSDEVELELRGNTIVIVARPAPRRGWAEAARRLRAEGGDQLLDPPTPTRFDETEWQW; the protein is encoded by the coding sequence ATGAAGACTCGACTCGTCCGCATGGGAAATTCGCGCGGCGTGCGGCTCCCCAAGCCACTGATCGAGCAGGCGGGTTTGTCCGACGAAGTAGAGCTGGAGCTGCGTGGCAACACGATTGTGATTGTGGCCCGCCCGGCACCCCGACGGGGGTGGGCAGAGGCGGCTCGAAGACTCCGGGCGGAGGGTGGCGACCAACTCCTTGATCCGCCGACACCGACGCGCTTCGACGAGACCGAGTGGCAATGGTAG
- a CDS encoding type II toxin-antitoxin system PemK/MazF family toxin, giving the protein MVASRSPERGEVFLVALDPSRGSESRKTRPCVVVSPDELNGSLRTSPTRRVNPVRSK; this is encoded by the coding sequence ATGGTAGCCAGCCGGTCTCCCGAGCGCGGTGAGGTGTTTCTCGTTGCGCTTGATCCGAGCCGTGGGAGTGAGAGTCGAAAGACCCGACCCTGCGTCGTCGTGTCGCCGGACGAACTGAATGGGAGCCTGCGCACGTCGCCGACACGCAGGGTGAACCCGGTGCGATCGAAGTAG
- a CDS encoding SelT/SelW/SelH family protein: MAASLKERFGAETELVPGKDGVFDVRVDGAVVFSKHRVGRFPEPGEVERAIEQLHAGKA; this comes from the coding sequence TTGGCTGCGTCACTGAAAGAGCGCTTCGGCGCGGAGACCGAGCTGGTTCCCGGCAAGGACGGCGTCTTTGACGTCCGCGTCGATGGCGCGGTGGTGTTTTCCAAACACCGCGTTGGGCGCTTTCCCGAGCCGGGCGAGGTGGAACGTGCCATCGAGCAGCTACACGCCGGCAAGGCTTAG
- a CDS encoding hemolysin III family protein, with translation MHLETQRFTLGRMQNPVRGFLHGTAALLSVAGAIALWIRCAGGLSQRLALLTFGLSLVALYTVSSLYHSVPWSQRWKERMQRLDHSMIYVLVAGTYTPIAYIVLEGWLRWAALAGAWGITAAGIAQKAFLPRLRPWFSVTLQTTQGWLALPLFLPLAQRLPFEAVALAGLGGIFYTAGMVFYATQRPRLWPQVFSHHELFHVCVIAGSAAHYAMTFAYVARFAGG, from the coding sequence ATGCATCTCGAAACTCAACGGTTTACCCTCGGCCGGATGCAGAACCCGGTGCGCGGATTTCTGCACGGAACGGCGGCGTTGCTGTCGGTGGCCGGGGCGATCGCGCTATGGATTCGCTGTGCCGGTGGGCTGTCGCAGCGCCTGGCATTGCTGACCTTCGGCCTCAGCCTGGTGGCGCTCTACACGGTCAGCAGCCTCTATCACTCGGTACCCTGGAGCCAACGGTGGAAAGAGCGCATGCAACGGCTCGACCACTCGATGATCTACGTGCTGGTCGCCGGCACCTACACGCCGATCGCCTACATCGTCCTCGAGGGCTGGCTGCGTTGGGCGGCGCTGGCCGGCGCCTGGGGCATCACCGCGGCCGGCATCGCCCAGAAAGCGTTCCTCCCCCGCTTGCGGCCGTGGTTTTCGGTCACGCTGCAGACTACCCAGGGGTGGTTGGCGCTGCCGCTCTTCCTACCGCTGGCGCAGCGGCTGCCGTTTGAAGCGGTGGCGCTGGCCGGCCTCGGCGGCATCTTCTACACCGCCGGCATGGTGTTCTATGCCACCCAGCGCCCGCGGCTGTGGCCACAGGTGTTCTCGCATCACGAGTTGTTCCACGTGTGCGTCATCGCCGGCAGCGCCGCGCACTACGCCATGACCTTCGCCTACGTGGCCCGCTTCGCCGGCGGCTGA
- a CDS encoding HAMP domain-containing histidine kinase, with protein MAESPASQMAASRAQTALLAAERYLRTHPGAVGMLAVCAFVVIGVVHLRADGELSMAITYVVPLAVCAYALGAVAGATMAIGIAVLFFLDAINRDFTIDEAVMGFTARVVGNLGIVAISAVAAMAARAREHYLEAQQDLVSLRADLVSAFSHDLRAPLTAITGYAELLRYSPGGDAALPLPEALDRILANAARIDHLIGDMLVAGEGASVPPVQASRFAPEELVAALRAEFDDAPCPSGVSLSWVVAPETPPLQTDRDKLMSVVRNLVGNALKFTSEGSVAVRLGYDREAGMHRIEVADTGPGIAAEELTQVFQRFYRAARTSQRGGFGVGLFIVKRFTELLGGTVSVQSQLGRGTAFVVSLPAAAQPAGAPPTA; from the coding sequence ATGGCCGAATCGCCGGCGAGTCAAATGGCCGCCAGCCGGGCGCAGACCGCGCTGCTGGCCGCCGAGCGGTATCTCAGAACCCATCCGGGCGCGGTCGGTATGCTAGCGGTATGTGCGTTCGTAGTGATCGGCGTGGTGCACCTACGGGCGGACGGCGAGCTGTCGATGGCGATTACCTACGTCGTGCCGCTGGCGGTGTGCGCGTATGCCTTGGGGGCAGTGGCCGGAGCCACAATGGCGATCGGCATCGCGGTGTTGTTCTTCCTCGACGCCATCAACCGGGACTTCACGATCGATGAAGCAGTCATGGGCTTCACCGCGCGGGTGGTGGGCAACTTGGGTATCGTCGCGATCTCGGCGGTGGCGGCCATGGCGGCGCGCGCGCGCGAGCACTATCTGGAAGCGCAACAGGACTTGGTCAGCTTACGGGCGGATCTGGTATCGGCGTTCTCGCATGATTTGCGGGCACCGCTGACCGCCATCACCGGCTACGCCGAGCTGTTGCGGTACAGCCCGGGCGGTGATGCGGCGCTGCCACTGCCCGAGGCACTCGACCGTATTCTCGCCAACGCCGCGCGCATTGATCACTTGATCGGGGACATGCTGGTGGCCGGCGAGGGTGCCAGCGTACCACCGGTGCAGGCCAGCCGTTTTGCTCCCGAGGAGTTGGTGGCGGCGTTGCGGGCGGAGTTCGACGATGCGCCATGCCCGAGCGGAGTGAGTTTGAGCTGGGTTGTGGCGCCGGAGACGCCGCCGCTTCAGACCGATCGCGACAAGTTGATGTCGGTGGTGCGCAACCTGGTCGGCAATGCCCTGAAGTTTACCAGCGAAGGCAGCGTCGCCGTTCGCCTCGGTTACGATCGCGAGGCGGGAATGCACCGGATCGAGGTTGCCGATACCGGCCCCGGCATCGCCGCGGAGGAGTTGACCCAGGTTTTCCAGCGCTTCTACCGTGCGGCCCGCACTAGCCAGCGCGGCGGATTCGGCGTCGGGCTGTTCATCGTCAAGCGCTTCACCGAGTTGCTCGGCGGCACTGTCAGCGTGCAGAGCCAGCTCGGGCGCGGCACCGCCTTCGTAGTCAGCCTGCCGGCCGCCGCGCAACCCGCCGGCGCGCCGCCAACGGCGTAA
- a CDS encoding response regulator transcription factor has translation MAKIRILLADDHTVVRRGLRRILESDPMVEIVGEAGDGRAAVESAARLKPGVAIVDISLPELNGVEVTRQLAKAAPDTKVLILSMHADQAYIRQCLHAGAKGYLLKDADDEDLLKAVSALHAGGSYFSPTVSRIVLDGYLHDAPPIADELAVLSDREREVLQLIAEGKSNKEVAQVLDVAVSTVESHRKHVMEKLDLHNTAEMVRFALRKGMIQ, from the coding sequence ATGGCGAAGATCCGGATCTTGTTGGCTGACGACCACACCGTGGTCCGCCGTGGCCTGCGGCGCATCCTGGAGAGCGACCCCATGGTCGAGATCGTGGGCGAGGCCGGCGACGGGCGGGCGGCGGTCGAGAGCGCTGCCCGCCTCAAGCCTGGGGTCGCCATCGTCGACATCAGCTTGCCCGAACTCAACGGCGTCGAGGTCACCCGCCAGCTCGCCAAGGCGGCGCCGGATACCAAAGTGCTCATTCTCTCGATGCATGCGGACCAAGCCTACATCCGCCAATGCCTGCACGCGGGCGCCAAGGGCTACTTGCTCAAGGACGCCGACGACGAAGACCTGCTGAAGGCCGTCAGCGCTCTGCACGCCGGCGGATCCTATTTCAGCCCCACGGTCTCGCGCATCGTGCTCGACGGCTACCTCCACGATGCCCCGCCGATCGCCGACGAACTCGCCGTGCTGTCAGACCGAGAACGCGAAGTGCTGCAATTGATTGCCGAGGGCAAGAGCAACAAGGAAGTGGCGCAGGTGCTCGACGTCGCCGTGAGTACGGTGGAAAGCCACCGCAAGCACGTGATGGAGAAGCTCGACCTGCACAACACTGCCGAAATGGTGCGTTTCGCGCTGCGTAAGGGGATGATCCAGTAG
- a CDS encoding BrnT family toxin — translation MITWDERKRRQNLKDHGLDFADLEEFFDGDLLTREDTRQAYGEVRLQSVGVMNDVALFVVWTPRGEDGDVAHLISARKAEKHEYKAWLARYAKR, via the coding sequence GTGATCACCTGGGATGAGCGGAAGCGCCGGCAAAACCTGAAGGATCATGGCCTCGACTTCGCCGACCTAGAGGAATTCTTCGACGGCGACCTGCTCACTCGGGAGGACACGCGCCAAGCATATGGCGAGGTACGACTCCAAAGCGTCGGAGTGATGAACGATGTCGCGTTGTTCGTTGTGTGGACGCCACGCGGTGAAGATGGCGACGTTGCTCACCTGATCTCGGCGCGGAAGGCCGAAAAGCATGAATACAAAGCGTGGCTCGCGCGTTACGCGAAGCGGTAG
- a CDS encoding response regulator transcription factor — protein sequence MDKVRVLLVDDHTVVRRGLRKILESTPEIEVVGEVGDGAQALTAATSLHPDVVLMDISLPGLNGIEATRRITATTPGTQVLMLSMHADEQYVRQSIGAGAKGYLLKDADDQDLVSAVLAVRKGETYFSGTLARTVIGEGGRAPDVLSPREREVLALICSGRTNREVAEALGLSVNTIETHRKHIIDKLDLHSTAELVRYAIRHGMAS from the coding sequence ATGGATAAAGTGCGTGTGTTGCTGGTTGATGACCACACCGTGGTCCGCCGTGGTCTGCGCAAGATCCTCGAATCCACGCCCGAGATCGAAGTCGTCGGCGAAGTGGGCGACGGGGCGCAAGCGCTGACGGCGGCCACCAGCCTGCATCCCGATGTGGTGCTCATGGACATTAGCCTGCCCGGCCTCAACGGGATCGAGGCCACTCGCCGAATCACGGCCACCACCCCGGGCACGCAAGTGCTCATGCTCTCAATGCACGCCGACGAACAGTACGTGCGCCAAAGCATCGGTGCAGGAGCCAAAGGCTACTTGCTCAAAGACGCCGATGACCAAGACCTGGTGTCCGCAGTGTTGGCGGTGCGTAAGGGAGAAACCTACTTCAGCGGCACGCTGGCGCGTACTGTGATCGGCGAAGGCGGGCGAGCCCCCGACGTGCTCAGCCCCCGCGAACGCGAAGTCCTCGCCCTGATTTGCTCGGGTCGAACCAATCGCGAGGTCGCCGAGGCACTGGGCCTGAGCGTGAATACCATCGAGACTCACCGCAAGCACATCATCGACAAGCTCGACCTGCACTCCACCGCCGAGCTGGTTCGCTATGCCATCCGCCACGGCATGGCGAGCTAG
- a CDS encoding phage integrase N-terminal SAM-like domain-containing protein, translated as MGELRHRMVQDMDVRHFAALQRLPADVSERMVEAYVAGVKGLAKYFMRSPDQLSEEQVQRYLLHLRQERQLSEFAVSFQIAKRRGSNFAVSGGVVTQQRPLDRGRRVV; from the coding sequence ATGGGCGAGTTACGCCATCGGATGGTGCAGGACATGGACGTGCGCCACTTCGCCGCACTCCAGAGGCTTCCGGCGGACGTGTCGGAGCGCATGGTCGAGGCCTATGTCGCCGGGGTAAAGGGGCTGGCGAAGTACTTCATGCGGTCCCCGGATCAGCTCAGCGAGGAGCAGGTGCAGCGCTATCTGCTGCATCTGCGCCAGGAGCGCCAGCTCTCAGAATTTGCGGTGTCCTTTCAGATCGCGAAACGGCGCGGCAGTAATTTCGCCGTGAGCGGTGGCGTAGTCACGCAACAGCGCCCGCTCGACCGCGGCCGCCGCGTAGTATGA
- a CDS encoding BrnA antitoxin family protein: MNTKRGSRVTRSGRGKTDWAKLRATPDSAIRFTTDAPRTSPEDWAEAVAHRGLPVAARKEQIALRVDAEVLAWFRAQGAGWQTRMNEVLKAYRAAMASKVPADRHAADAHKDARR; encoded by the coding sequence ATGAATACAAAGCGTGGCTCGCGCGTTACGCGAAGCGGTAGGGGCAAGACAGATTGGGCGAAGCTCAGGGCGACACCCGACTCGGCAATTCGATTCACGACGGATGCGCCTCGCACCTCGCCCGAGGATTGGGCCGAGGCTGTGGCCCATCGCGGCTTGCCGGTTGCGGCGCGAAAGGAGCAAATCGCATTGCGTGTGGATGCGGAGGTGCTGGCATGGTTTCGCGCGCAAGGGGCCGGTTGGCAGACGCGCATGAACGAGGTGCTGAAGGCATACCGAGCGGCCATGGCGAGCAAAGTGCCGGCCGATCGCCATGCAGCGGACGCGCACAAGGACGCGCGCCGCTGA
- a CDS encoding cytidine/deoxycytidylate deaminase family protein, protein MSERPTWDQYFMTITREVAERSTCMRAKVGAVIVRERSILATGYNGSPAGLPHCTEAGCLIYRSQTPSGDTEENCFRTIHAEINAIAQAAKNGVSIRDASIYITHTPCIHCFKVLLNTGITRICYERPYKLESIEELRRFTRVTLDQISLPAK, encoded by the coding sequence ATGAGCGAACGGCCGACTTGGGACCAGTACTTCATGACGATCACGCGCGAGGTGGCAGAACGCTCCACCTGCATGCGCGCCAAGGTCGGCGCCGTCATCGTTCGCGAGCGCAGCATCTTGGCCACCGGCTACAACGGTTCACCCGCCGGCTTGCCCCATTGCACCGAAGCCGGCTGCCTGATCTATCGCTCGCAAACCCCCAGCGGCGACACCGAGGAGAACTGCTTCAGGACGATTCACGCCGAGATCAACGCGATCGCGCAAGCGGCCAAAAACGGCGTGTCGATCCGCGACGCCTCGATCTACATCACCCACACGCCCTGTATTCACTGCTTCAAGGTCTTGCTCAACACCGGCATCACCCGCATCTGCTACGAAAGGCCGTACAAACTCGAAAGCATCGAGGAGCTACGCCGCTTCACGCGGGTGACCTTGGATCAGATCAGCCTGCCGGCAAAGTGA
- a CDS encoding FKBP-type peptidyl-prolyl cis-trans isomerase — MHRAVVSGMRLSRVLAALAIVALSGYTHAADAPNPKPEKDQLAGTTMQKTDAKPITTASGLQYIDFKVGDGASPQSGQTALVHYTGWLDDGKKFDSSRDRGKPFGFKVAAGQVIKGWDEGVASMKIGGVRRLIIPPELGYGARGAGGAVPPNARLTFDVELLEIRP; from the coding sequence ATGCACAGAGCTGTGGTGAGCGGAATGCGGTTGTCGCGTGTGCTGGCTGCGTTGGCCATAGTGGCACTGAGCGGCTACACCCACGCGGCTGATGCTCCAAACCCGAAGCCAGAGAAAGACCAACTTGCGGGGACAACTATGCAAAAGACCGACGCCAAGCCAATCACCACCGCCTCCGGCTTACAGTATATCGACTTCAAGGTCGGCGACGGCGCTAGCCCGCAGTCGGGGCAGACCGCGCTTGTGCACTACACCGGCTGGCTCGATGACGGCAAGAAGTTCGATTCATCGCGCGACCGCGGTAAGCCGTTCGGCTTCAAGGTCGCCGCCGGCCAGGTGATCAAAGGGTGGGACGAGGGCGTGGCCTCAATGAAGATCGGCGGCGTGCGCCGGCTGATCATACCGCCGGAACTCGGCTACGGCGCCCGCGGCGCCGGCGGTGCCGTGCCACCTAACGCACGGCTCACCTTCGATGTCGAACTGCTCGAAATCCGGCCGTAG